The Deltaproteobacteria bacterium genome contains a region encoding:
- a CDS encoding DUF58 domain-containing protein, which yields MALPKFIRKLILARQRAVLPQRLGRKRIYILPTRSGLVFGGFLVAMLVAAINYTNNLAFLLTFLLGSIAIVSAIHAYANLAGLELEGAR from the coding sequence GCCGAAATTCATCCGTAAGCTAATCCTGGCCCGGCAACGGGCCGTCCTGCCGCAGCGTCTGGGCCGCAAGCGGATCTACATCCTGCCCACGCGGTCCGGTCTGGTTTTCGGGGGATTCTTGGTGGCCATGCTCGTCGCCGCCATCAACTACACCAACAATCTTGCGTTTTTGCTGACCTTTTTGCTGGGGTCCATCGCCATTGTCTCGGCCATCCACGCCTACGCCAATCTGGCCGGGCTGGAACTGGAAGGCGCCCGC